The following proteins are encoded in a genomic region of Synechococcus sp. ROS8604:
- a CDS encoding HEAT repeat domain-containing protein, with amino-acid sequence MDYRVHPPVSHPSAQPNSSDQIQLSGEEAAQLAEGLKQQLRQGEIPAGDSDAIEKMVAGLGDKRGLLRLTFAESLGAVGSAAVPSLCIAMRRHENVTVRRAAAKTLTLINDVKALPDLLEALLEDPDPVVQGSAVGAMACIGAASVDGLLDVLINPKSSQMQIGLASWGLSFVGAKAPEALRKAACSEHAQVRTAAIAALGDQIQQLDDLDARELLQNALKDPEEEVRAEATTLLGKLHDTNWGAPLLLPMLRDQDAQVRKNAALSLMKLRDPQVISRLRTELEHEQDSSVITIFNLAINQLSRDEND; translated from the coding sequence ATGGACTATCGCGTTCATCCTCCAGTGTCACACCCTTCAGCTCAGCCCAATAGCTCTGATCAAATCCAACTGAGTGGAGAAGAAGCAGCGCAGCTTGCCGAAGGACTTAAGCAACAGTTGCGCCAAGGAGAAATACCGGCAGGCGACAGTGATGCCATTGAAAAAATGGTGGCTGGATTAGGGGATAAACGTGGCTTATTACGACTTACTTTTGCGGAAAGTTTGGGTGCGGTCGGCAGCGCTGCCGTGCCCTCACTTTGCATTGCGATGCGACGGCACGAGAACGTCACCGTTCGTCGAGCTGCTGCCAAAACGCTGACGTTAATTAATGACGTGAAAGCACTACCCGATCTCCTTGAAGCTCTCTTGGAGGATCCCGATCCTGTCGTCCAAGGGTCTGCAGTAGGTGCCATGGCATGCATTGGTGCAGCATCCGTTGATGGCCTTCTTGATGTGCTCATCAACCCTAAAAGCAGTCAAATGCAAATTGGGCTAGCGAGTTGGGGGTTGTCTTTTGTGGGAGCAAAAGCACCAGAAGCCCTGCGCAAAGCAGCCTGTTCAGAACATGCACAAGTAAGAACAGCCGCCATTGCAGCCCTGGGTGATCAGATCCAACAACTTGACGATCTTGATGCCCGTGAACTTCTGCAAAATGCACTGAAGGATCCAGAAGAAGAGGTTCGAGCCGAGGCAACCACATTGCTAGGGAAGCTTCATGACACCAACTGGGGAGCCCCACTCCTACTGCCAATGTTGCGCGATCAAGATGCTCAGGTACGAAAGAATGCAGCACTTTCACTCATGAAACTTAGGGATCCGCAGGTGATCTCGAGACTCCGCACAGAACTTGAGCATGAACAAGACAGCAGCGTGATAACCATTTTCAACCTTGCAATCAATCAACTATCTCGCGACGAAAAT
- a CDS encoding DUF2656 family protein, which yields MTSYVLSHNLQVQDSCVPALGFEELAIALKNEDASFTSVEALTHPHWKLKIESSLDPETFAKRLSSSWRAVRKSMGHGTNHAVMALGGRKDSPGNPGAPLQEGGWGVDVVETNDSDAFLIAINWSGLISGRPADGVIQVIDQQG from the coding sequence GTGACTAGCTACGTTCTCTCTCATAATCTTCAAGTCCAAGATTCTTGTGTTCCTGCCCTTGGCTTCGAGGAGCTTGCGATTGCTTTGAAGAATGAAGACGCTTCCTTCACCTCAGTAGAGGCGCTGACACATCCTCATTGGAAGTTGAAAATCGAATCTTCTCTCGATCCTGAGACGTTTGCAAAACGTCTCAGCTCGTCTTGGCGTGCTGTTCGAAAAAGCATGGGTCATGGCACGAACCATGCTGTGATGGCTTTGGGCGGCCGCAAAGACAGCCCCGGCAATCCCGGTGCCCCCCTTCAGGAAGGAGGCTGGGGGGTTGATGTTGTTGAGACCAACGACTCTGATGCGTTTTTAATCGCAATCAATTGGAGCGGGTTGATCTCGGGGCGCCCAGCAGATGGGGTGATTCAGGTGATTGATCAGCAGGGTTGA